The following coding sequences are from one Arachis hypogaea cultivar Tifrunner chromosome 7, arahy.Tifrunner.gnm2.J5K5, whole genome shotgun sequence window:
- the LOC112704096 gene encoding uncharacterized protein translates to MVGVTLLMRFSLLLLLLAGSLSLLWPSFAAGGRSKFIGNLVADVDHTIQQAMMHQDGPITKRLMDEEEVNTIHERVLRANTRDYGSYNPAPKLSKPRSKRIPN, encoded by the exons ATGGTGGGTGTCACGCTTCTCATGAGATTcagcctcctcctcctcctacttGCTGGATCACTGTCACTTTTATGGCCTTCTTTTGCTGCAG GTGGACGATCAAAGTTTATTGGTAACTTGGTAGCGGATGTGGATCATACAATACAACAAGCGATGATGCATCAA GATGGACCGATAACGAAGCGACTGATggatgaagaagaagtaaacaCAATCCACGAAAGGGTTCTAAGGGCTAATACAAGAGATTATGGAAGCTATAACCCAGCCCCAAAACTTTCTAAGCCTCGTTCCAAGCGCATTCCAAACTAA